GTTATATGCATTGTGCCAAGGCCTTCAAAAGATCGCAGGTCTGGGACTCCGGCACGTGGCCTGCTGAAACCTTGCTCCCGTCTGCTCCGGCCATCATCGCCGCTCATGTGAATGCAGCGGAGTTCACGGAGGAAGTGGTGCGGCGCGGGATAGAGGAGAGCTACGAGAAGCGGCTGTATTAAGAAGGGGAGTGAACGGCGGGGATGGATACAGAGAGGCTGATACGGATTTTTGACAGGCAGGCCACGGATTATGACCGTAAAAGAGATGATCCGAAGCAGCGGCGCTGGCGCCAGAAGCTAATCGGTTCTGCGAAGGGTGAGGTGCTGGAGCTTGCCGTCGGAGCCGGGGCGAACTTCCCGTTCTATCCTCAAGGCGTCAAGATCACGGCTGCGGATTTCAGCGGAGCCATGGTCGAGAAGGCCAAACGGGCAGCCGGACAGTACCGTCTGGATGCCGAGTGTATATGTGCGGATATCGAAGACATGAGCTTTGCTGCGCATTCATTCGATACCATTGTCTCCACGCTGTCCTTATGCAGCTATAAGAACCCGCTGAACCTGCTGGTGAAGCTGAACCGCTGGTGTAAGCCGGACGGCACCATCCTGCTCCTGGAGCATGGAATTGGTTCTAACATCTTGGTCACTACACTGCAACGGGCGCTGAATCCGCTCCTGTACCGCATCTATGGATGCCATCAGACCCGGGATATTCTCGGACTGGTCCGGGAGTCGGGGATGCAGATCACTAGAGTGGAGAGCTATTCGCTGAATATGGTACATTTGATCTGGGCGGGGCCAAAGGAACAACAACTATGATTTGAAGGGTAAGAGATCACGTACCTGGATACGAGGGCAAGACCGTAGGCATTAGTAAGATATTTGAGGTTCGGGCCCGCGCAAGAGGGAAGGGGAACGGATGAAGAAGAAATGGAAGATCATTTTATTTAGCTGTATTGGGGCTATTGTCCTTTTAGTCGTGTTAGGAGCATTATACGTCAATAACGTTGGATATAATAATGTGAAACACATGTATCGTTTAGAATCAACCGGTAAATCTGTTATTCGGATAGATAGCGATAGGCCTGGCCGGGAGCGCTACCTCACGAAAGAAGAGGGTGATCCACAGGAACTGTTAAAGTCACGCATGGAACGAGAAGGGTGGAAATATTCTCAACAGGAGGGATCGGGTTATTTTTTTAAGAAAGACGGCAGGGAAGAAATAGTCACTACGCAGCAATGGAATCATTTTTATATTATATATAGTTTGAATGCTGGAATTGCGAACCTCGAGGACTAGACAAGAAAACAACGCCCTACTTTGTTGATATGATCCCCCTATAGTAGACAGAAAAAAGCAAGCCGATTATTCTGTCTACTATGGAGGGGATTTTTTATGGGTGAAATGAGGAAAACGTACGATGAGAAGTTTAAGAAAAAGACAGTAGACCTCTACCTCAAAAAGGGGTTGGGATATAAAAGTGTAGCACTTGAAATGGGGATTAACGATTCCTTGGTTCGCCGATGGGTGAAGCACTTTAAGGTAGAGGGATTAAAGGGTCTTGAAGAAAAAAGAGGGAAGGCGAAAGGACCCGGAATGGGCAGACCCCGAACACGTCCCGAAGATCCAGAGACCAAGATCAAGCGCCTTGAGGCGGAAAATGAAATGCTAAAAAAGCTCTTACAGATGTGAAAGGAGGAATGGACGCTGTCCCAAGCAGCAAAAAGTTTACAGTGATTAAGGAAATGCTTCATAAGAAATACAACCTTACCCTGCTGTGCAACCTGGCTGGGGTATCTAGGAGTGGCTTTTACAAGTGGTTGAATCGACAAACGTTCGTTTCACTGAAGCAACGCGAAGACGAAGCCTTGAAGCTTAAAATCGTCGAATGCTTTGAGAAGCTAAAAGGTATTTATGGATACCGCAGGGTGAAGGTTTGGCTAAAGCGTACCTACGCCATCCACGTGAATCACAAGCGTGTACAGCGACTCATGGGCGAACTAGGACTTCAAGCAGTCATTCGGAGGAAAAGGCCTTATTACGGCAAGAAAGAGGCTTACGTCATCTCTGACAACCATCTGAATAGAGAGTGTACAGCAGACCAGCCGAACCAAAAGTGGGTTACGGATATCACTTATCTAATCTTCAACGGGCAAAGGCTGTATTTGTCTGCGATTAAAGATCTGTTTAACAATGAAATTGTAGCGTACCAGATTAGCCCTAAGAATGATTTAAAACTGGTATTTGATACGGTCAAAAAGGCGAGAAAACGGCGTGATACTGAAGGGGTTCTTTTGCACAGCGACCAAGGATTTCAGTATACTAGCCGCCAATACAGCAGCCTACTGAAGCGATACGGTATAAAGGCCAGTATGTCCCGAAAGGGAAACTGCTGGGACAATGCCTGTATGGAGAACTTCTTTGGTCATTTTAAAGCCGAGTGTTTCTACCTCCACTCCTTCCACTCTGCTAAGCAGGTGAAGCATGCTGTGCAGCAATACATCCATTTTTACAACCATGCACGTTTCCAAACGAAACTAAACAACCTGAGTCCTCATGAATACCGAACTCAGGCTGCTTAAATATTGCTTTTTTATTACTGTCTACTTGACAGGGGTCACTTCATGTAAAGGGGGCGTTATTTTAGCATGATACATTGCTTGGTTATCGGGACTTGATTGAGTACAATTGATAGTATTCTGAGCCTTATTAAGTCTGAGTAAAATGTGAGGGGAATGCGAAATGGACAGTATTATTTTTGATCTGGATGGAACGTTATGGGACCCGACGGAGACTGTCGTGGGCGGTTGGAATCAAGTGATTAACAGCTATAATGGAGCTGCACATGAAGTGACTATAGAAGATTTACAGGGGATTATGGGTCTGCCGGTGCCGGAGGTTGGCCGTAAGCTGTTCCCTGATACGGATGAGGATACCCGGCAGAGGCTGCTGGATGATTGCTGTGACATGGAATGTGATGTGCTGGCGAGACAAGGCGGAAGGTTGTACGCTCGGGTGGAACAGGTGCTTCAGGCACTATCGGCTAACTATAAGCTGTTTATCGTAAGCAACTGCCAGGCGGGGTACATCGAGGCTTTTTATGACTATCATGGGTTGCAGAAGTATTTCACAGACTACGAGAATCCGGGGAGAACCGGACTGTCCAAGGGAGAGAATATCAAGCTTGTCATGGACAGAAATCATCTGGTGAGTCCTGTCTATGTTGGCGATACAGAAGGGGATCTGAAGGCGGCAAGGTTCGCGGGGATTCCTTTTGTATATGCGAGTTACGGATTCGGCGGAGTGAGCAGTTATGATTATGTCATTGACCGGCTGGAGGGGCTATTGGATTCGTTCTAAATCTCTCTTGGATAAGTGAGTACCCTTTTCTGCAAAAACTAGAGCTGTCCTCCAGCTATTCCATGGCCAGGAAGACAGCTCTTTAGGCTAGAATCAGACGGCTGTCCAGCCCCCGTCCACATATAGCGTCTGGCCTGTCGTGTAGCTGGAAGCATCCGAGGCGAAGTAAAGGACAGCGCCGTTCAATTCATCGGGGTTGCCGGGACGTCCCATGGGGCATAGCGTATTATACTGCTCCAGGAAGTGGTCCTGATAGAGTGCGCGTGTCATCCCGCTGGGGAACAGGCTCGGTCCGATCGCATTCACCGTGATTCCGTAAGGAGCGAGGGTCGCGCCCATGCCGCGGGTCAGATTCACGACTGCGCCTTTGGAGGCATTATAGGCATGCAGGGCGGCCAGCTTGCTGCCCTTCACACCGCAGATGGAAGCAAGGCTGATAATGCGGCCCGCCTTGCGTTCCTTCATGGCCGGGATCACAGCTTTGGACATGAGATAAATACTTTTCACATTGGTATCCATCACCCGGTCCCATTCCGCTTCCGCCAGTTCCTCGACAGAGCCTGTGGATGCAACTCCGGCATTATTCACCAGGATATCTATCCGTCCGAAATGCTCCAGAATGCTTGCTACCCCCGATTCTATCTCTCTGCTGCTGGTTACGTCACACTGGAGCGGGAGCACCCGGCGGCCCTGGGCTTCAATCTGTTGCCGCGCCGGTTCGAGCTCGTCCACTTTTACATCCAGCAGGGCAACATCCGCCCCTTGCCCGGCCAGAGCTTGGGCCAATTCTGTGCCTATCCCCCCGGCTGCTCCTGTCACCACCGCTACTTTTCCGCTCAAATCAAATGGATTTCTCACTGGCACACCTCCATTAATTCCACCAGTCCCAGCGTAAGTTGGAGTAAGGAAGGAACTGTACAGGATCTACAGCAGTCAGGACCTCACCGCGTTCAAGAACGGTATTGCTGACCGTGTAGATGCCGCCTAGCATACGGACAACTTCCAGCTCGGCCCAGGGGTCATGCGGAGAGTCATGCAGGTGAATCTCTACTTCTGCCGCTGTGCGCACGCTGACATCCATAGAGGCTGTCTGCCGGATCAGCAGCGGTCCAAGATCGAATCCGCGGCCATCCGGGGACTTGGAATACTTCATGTTGAAGACGGGCAGACCCTCACCGTAATGCTCGGAGATGATACGCTGTCCGTTCCCGGCATTCATTTTCCCGCTAAGCGCGGCCTCTACATGGAAGAATTCAGTGCCCCGCCGGGAGACGCTGCCTGCCACGTGCTGATCCTCCTTCTGGAGACTAATATCGGCCATCTTCTTGGGGAAGCCGTAAATCTCACGCCCCAGGCCCATCGCGATATCATCGCTGATCGGCATGGACAGGCAATAGGTGCCCGGTTGTCCGTTGTAGGCTGCCAGGACGAAGACCGCGGCTTCCCGGTAAGGCTCGCAGAAGCTGGTGCGGGGATAGTTAGCTACAAAAGCGTGCACAAGCGGCCTTGGACCCGGCGTAAGCGGGGCGGGCAGAATGCTGCGGATCACTTCGGGCGAAGTCTCCCAATAGACGGTTAGGGTCTCGGCATTATAGAAGGTCGTAGGTGTATTGATTCTTTTGGTAATTTCATTCACATCTTTTACGAAGCTGCTCATCTGAATCTCCTCCTGTGTTATAGGGTCACGAATAATGTAACATGACTATTCCAGTGATTATATATATGGAAAATATAAAAATAAATGGGAATTTTGTGCGCGGCGCACTATAATAAGCAGGGGGGGAGAGCGATGAGTGTTACCTTTGAACAGATTAGCAGACATTTTAGTAAGCATGCCGTACATATCCAGTGGAACAAAGCATTAACGACAGCCTATTCAGATACGATGCTGATTACGAAAAGCCTGACGCATTTTGCACCTGAATATATCTATGTGGGCTACCAGTCCGGATTACCGGATCACGCAGAAGGGTTGGAGCAGGCCAGCCTGATGCTGATTAATGATACTGTGGAGCCAGCTTCAGGCCAGCATCAGCAGATGTATAGCAGACAGAACCGTATGGAATTTGGGGCAGAGGAAGATGTATTCGAGCTCTATAATCGGACCCGGGAGCTGTTTCTGGAAGAGGCTGAACGGGAGCAGGCCAAGGGCAGAATGCTTGAAGCCTGTGTCGCCGGCAAAGGACTGGATGCAATCGTCTGTGCTGCAGCAGAGCTGATGGGTAATCCGGTGATTATCATCGATGTAAGCTATAAGGTTCTGGCTTCTTCGGATTGTAGCGGGGTTACCGATCCCATCTGGACCGATAATCTGCACAAAGGCTATTGTTCCTATGATTTCATAGCTGCCGTCCACCAACTGAAGAGCGTGCAGACCGGCATAGAGTCGCTGGAGGCTTACGAAGTGGAATGCAGCGGAAGCCAGGTGACCAAGCTGGTCGCCAAGATTAGGATCGGCAGCAAGCCTGTCGGCAATGTAATTGTACTGGGTGACAAACGCCCCATTGAACAGAGGGATCATGAGCTGGCAGGTTTTACGGCCGGGCTGGTGGCGGCCGAGCTGGCGAAGAACAGTTTTTACCGGAATTCCAGCCAGGCGGAATATGAAGAGCTGATCTATGGATTACTGGAGAATGAGGAGAACGGACCGGTACTTATTCAGGAGAGTCTGCGGAGCGGTCTGCATCTGCCCAAGGGCAGATTGTCCGTTCTGGTGCTGGATCTTGCGGGGTATGATGTTTCCGTTTCCGGCAAACACACCGGTTATTTAAGAGATCAGCTGCACCTGTATTTCGGGGAGGAGCGGCTGATCTTTTACCATGAGTATATGGTGGGGGTGAGTGAAGGTGAGTATGTATCTTCCAGGTCAAAAGAGGTTGATCCAAGCTTGCGCAAATTTCTCGTCAGCCATCAGATCCGCCTGGGGATCAGCCGGGAATTCACCGACCTCACAGACTGCCGCAAATATTATCTGCAAGCGCTCAAGGCGCTGGAGATCGGGCGGATCGTCTGGCCTGCGGAGCCGCGTGTGCTATACGCTGATGTGCAGCTGTATGATCTGTTATCCCCGCATGCGCAGCATGATTCCCGGGATGTCAGCCATCCGGCGCTTACGGTCCTGCGTGTATTCGATGAGAAGCATCATGCCGACTTGTATCATACCCTCTATTGCTATTTGAAGAACAACCAGCAGCTGCAAAAAACCGCCGACGAACTATTCGTCCACCGCAACACTCTGCGGTACCGTTTACGCCAGATCGACGAACTGATTCAGCTTGATTTGCGCCAGATCGATCAGGTACTGAGGCTATATATGTCCTATCAAATGACAGATTATCTGGAAAAGCTCAATGGGGGAGGGAGCCCTTGTTGCTCTTGATTTGTTATTTGGCAGCAGCTGCGTTCTCCCGCATTAGCTTCATACACACCTGAGGCTCTTCCTCCACTTCCCTGCAAGGCGCACATAGCTCAAACCCGAATTTCCGCACAGTAGCCATCGATGCAGCGTTCTGCGGATGGGTCAGAATATAGATACAGTCCACATCAAGATGGGTGAAGCACGTACCGAGAAGAATGGGCAGGGCCTCTGACATATAACCTTGTCCCCAATAGTCCTTCCAGATGTCATAACCGATCTCCACCTGCTTCCGCTCAGCGTCCCAATAATGATAGCCGCAGGTGCCAATGAAGGCATGAGTCTCCCGGTCAAACATCCCATAGCGGTGATGGCCTTTACCCTCAGGCTGGGCGTAATGCTCAATGATCTCTATCGCTTCATTATAATCGCAGGGCGGTTCGCTGAAGTATCTGCACATGTCCGGGTCTGAGAATTGTTTGTAGACGGCATCGGTGTCTAATTGATTCAGTAAGCGGAAGTGCAGACGGCTGGTGTTAAAGGGTTCAGATAGATTCATTATGTTCTCTCCTATTTATGAAAAAATCGTATCGTAATTGACCAGTGTATAGATATGGTATATTCTGTATTTAAATGGCATTTAAGGAGGATTTGGGGTGGGTAAATTGAGATTAGAAAACATAGATAACATTGATTCGCTTACTAATATGTTGAAACTAGCGTTTTCCAACGAAGATTGGCACAATATGATTTTAATTGCCGACAGGCTCTACGAAGAGTCTAGTGTTTTATATTATTATCAGCTGAACCAACCCTCCAGTAAATCATCTAACGACAGGCCTTTAATCTACTACCTTGGATTTTCACAGCTATGCAAGGGCGAAGCTTATCAGAAATTGAAACGATATTCAGAATCAAGAGATTGCATCCTGAAATATAAAGATCTTTCATGGGTCAAGGGTGTAGATGAGAAAGACAAGTTTATTATAAAAGATTTTAGTATATTTGCACTAGGAAATACATACACCATTGACTTGATGGAAGGCAAAGAGGATGTGCTGAAAGAGTATGTTCAGTATTTAAAACAGTATCCGAGAGAAATAATTGCCGGAATGGTCACAATCTTTGAATGTGCTATTAAAAAGAATCTACCAATAGAGTGGGTTAAAAAATATTCTAGAAGGAGTGTTAATGGATGAAAAAGACATTTCTCTCATTTCTATTCACAGCGGTAATAATGATTAGCGTTACAACAACGATTTTTGCAGATAATCAGCCGCTAAAAGGGTCAACTCTAATTAACGGTAGTATGGTGGTCACTCCATTTGGTCACGGTGTGGATTACTGATCAATTTTACTTATTCTGTGTTCTACATTATATTAAGCGCCTTGCAGAGATGCAGGGCTTTTTGCATTAAGTAGGCTGTTAATGTATGGTAAAATACAAAGAATGCTATGACCATTGAAAGGGGTGTGCCTATGAAGCCGAAGAGATTAACCAAAAACCTGGCAGTCGCGCTTGCCTCCGCACTGTTATTGACTAGCACCGGAATTACCGTTCTTAGCGCTTTCCCGCAGAAGATTGCGGCGGCGGCAGCGAAGACTACACCAGCCTTCAGCTTATTTGAACAGAGATTGAAGAAGCCGTCTTCCCTCGGGCTGGCCCAAGCTACGCTGGTTAACCGGATCGGCCAGATGACGCAGCTCGAAGCGAATCTGGCAGTACTGCATCTGGAGAATGCACTAAAGGCTTACCTTCCTACGGCAACCAAACGTATGAATGCGCCTGTCGTTCAACTGAATATCAAGAACATATATACGACCGGGATGCCAATGGCGCTCGCACGCTCCAAGGTGAGACAGGCCGAGGTCCGTGTGGTCCTCCAAGACCTGGAGGGCATGGGCTACAAGCTGGTGGAGGATGGGGGATTCGTACCAGCCATTCCTTATAAGAACTTCAAAGTCTTCAAGCCTTATGTCAGTAAGGATCTGCAGGTCTATATTGACCTTATGGCGATAGAGTCGGAACAGCCGATGGTAGCTGCCGAAAAGTTGATGGTGGACTGGTACCAGGTCATTGACCGGGCCGTGCAATACGAGGATTTTGTGCAGACATATAAGAACTCTAACCGCGTTGCGGCGATGACGGAAGCGCTGGAACGCGCCAAGAGAATTGTGTTCAACGGCACGCCCAAGACTCCGCTGTTCGACAAGAAGACACAGGTCATGCTGGAACAAGCGGCGATAGCTTACGAGAATACTTTGTCGGAAGCAGGCCCAGAGAGAATTGAGGGCAGCAGGCTGCTGACCCAGCTTGATGATTTCCTGCTGCTTGTAATGAAGAATGGCGATAAGCGCACACAGGCTGTTATTGATTATCTGAAAGCCTTGTAAATGTAAGGAGCCATTATAATTGTATTAGAGGAACCGGACTGCTTACCCATGCAGCTCCGGTTTTTTGGTTAAAATATAAGAATTTATATGTTTCACACGATAACTTATCCTTCTATTTCTCGCTGAAACGGTACCGACCTTTAAAGGACGGCAAAGCCGTTTCCACTTGGTTAGGAATTTGTGATTTACGTCTGCAAGTGGATAAGTGCTCTTTACTGCTCCAGCCAGCTAGCAAATGGGCAAACATAAGTGAGGTAAAAAAAACTAAGATGATCAAAGGACAAGTAACCTATTACCCAAGGGTGATTTAAGTGTGTGGTCTGGCTGATTAGACCCTGAGTACATATGATCCTATAGGTCTGAAGCGTCATATGTCACAGAACATGTAAGCAATTAAGCTTATAATGTAAGCGTTATCTATTAACGGTGTACATTTAGATGTAAAAGGAGGAAGACGGCTTGAGTGTCCCGAAGGTTTCCTTTAACATGCTAGTCTTTATGGGTTTTAGCCTTCAGTATGCATTGATGCATCTCTTGTCTGCAGGTGAGGTGATTGTGATTTCATCCGCTGAGCTTATCATTTATATGCTGCTAACCTTTGCCGGGCTCGGCAGATTCTTTCGGCGCAGAAGGCGGGCTCTCAACGAGAGGGGCTGCGGAAGCACCGGACTTTTTTTCAGCGTGTTATGGACAGTGTCACTCTGCTCCCAGTTCCGTAAGGAGAACTACCCGGATGCGCTGACTATTATTAATTCACTGGGCGTGTCAGCGGCTGGGCTGATTCTGCTTACTGAGATTATTATTCTGTTCAAGGTATAAGCCAGCTGTACATGAAGAAGCCCCTGTCCTGGGTGAAGGATAGGGGCTTCTTCATGTAACAACGGATCGAATTAATAGATATAACCATGCTCTATCAAGTAGGCGAGAATCAGCTCGGTGGATTGATCCTCGGTATGCTGCTCGGTATCCACAATGATCTCGGGGCTGAGTGGTTCCTCATAGGGGGCAGTCAGGCCGGTGAACCATAGTGTTACTCCGGTATGCAATGTGCAGCCCCACCTTCCATGTCAAACGATTAGGTTACCAGTTGTAATCTGTCTCATAGCCTGCCGGGAAGAGCAGGTAGCCTGCCACCTCTTTGAAGCAAGTCTTCACCTCTTCATTGAACTCGGTCCGCCAGTTCCCGGTTGTGCCGGTGCGGAAGGTATAGGAGGCTTTAGGGTTAATGTTCTGCTCCATAGCGTCCAGGATTGTGTCTAGCGGTAATGGCAGCGGCTTGTCAGCCCAGAGATAACGAATCAGCTGCTCCATGGTCCGGCGGCGTGAGCTGTGGCTGTCTACCAAATGTTCAAAGGCGATCTGCATACAGTCCGCTTCTCCGCTCCATCCGGCGAACTGCCCATACCACGCGGCGATACTCGGGTAATGAAGCTCTGGTATTCCCCGGATTAAAGCCAGAAATTGCTGATTCCGGTCCGGCAGAGAGAGCAGATAGGGGCGCAGCGGATGATTAGGGTATTTGTCTGTTATGAAATACGTATACGAGATGACGATATCTCTTAAGTCACGGTTAAGAAATAACGGCTTGATCTTCAGCTCCCGAAGCATGCCTGACCACCGGGGTGAATAGTACACATGCCCTGCTGTGAAATGTCCGCTGCGGACGAGCAGCAACCGCTGATAGTGGAGGCTGGAGTCTTCCGGATAGCCTTCATAGAATTCATAAGGGTTCTGCTTCATCCCCGGAATGCCTTCCAAGATCTGCTTCATCAGATGAGTACCGCTCTTAGGGACAGAGTTCAAAAATACAATGGGATATTCAACCGAAGGATCGAATGTGTTCATACCTGCCGTGTTCCTCTCTCTTTGAATAGCTGCTAGTCATACTCCTCTATGTATCCTATGAAGCTCTGACTATTGCTGACTAGACATTGTACATAAAAAGTAAGGGAATCTATCTACATTGTATAATCACATGGATTAGCTATTGCCGAAAAATATGTATGTCCAAGCGGTGCTCCTGCTGAATTTATAAATCCTGATAAACAATATTTATGAGTTCAATCTTTAAGGTCTGAATCGCTTCTTCCCGCGGCAGCATAATGAACCGAGATAAATTTTCGATGTCTACCGAGAACAGGCTTAGGATATCCTCCATGGACGCTTTATCGCCGCTTTGCGCCTTTTTTACGGTCTCGATGAATGGGTAAGATTTTCCTTCAGGACTTCCAGTCCCTTGCGCTTCCATTTACTAACCCCCTGTTGAGTCATTTGCAGCTCGGCTGCTACTTCTTGTTCGGGCATTCCTTCTATGACTGTTTTTTTGATGATATACCTGCATTTTTCCCATGGAAGCATATCCAGAAGCTCATCGACAAACAGCTCAGAAACGACCATACTTTCAAAGCTGTTGTCGTAGCATTCATTATCGTAGAGCGGGTTACTTTCCTTTATCAGCTGAATGCGAGTCTTGTACTGGATTCTCCATGCTGAGCGTTTTAATAATTTCCTGCAGGTTTCAACTAATTCGTCATCACAGGTAACCATGAATTTTCCTCCCCATGTTCAGTAGTACCTTCATTCTCAAGACGAGCGGAGCCTGTTCCCCCAGGCTTGACCTAATCCATCGCTGGTCCCCTCATATAACAAGTAAAATATTCCATAGATTCCACAACTGACAAAAACAAAAATTTACATGATTACTATATTTCTAGCGAAAGTTGTAAATATTATTTCGGGATTACCTAGTATTACGAGATTAAAGAACAATAGATTGTCGAATTATCCATTTAGGAGGCGATGGCAATGAGTGATTATGTAACATCTGAGATGATGAGCACCCTGATGACCGTGCTGATTATTCCGCTGCTGGGGCTGCTGGCGAGGTCTGTAATTGCTTATATCAAGCGGGAAATTGCCGGGCTGGAGCAGAGAATTGAGAATGAGGCAGTGAACAGCCTGCTTCAGCGGGCGGGGGATGCTGTTGAATCTGCTGTAATTGCCGTCAATCAGACGTTTGTGGAGTCGCTCAAGCAACAAGGCGATTTCGACACGGAGGCGATGAAGAAATCTTTTCTGCTGGCCAAAGAGAAGGCGATAGCGATCCTGGGTGAATCCGCCCGTAAGGAGCTGAGTCTGGTGATCGGCGACCTCGAAGCATGGCTCGAAACGAAAATCGAAGTTTGTGTGAACCGGAATAAACAGTTGTAAAAACCCGTCCGGGTTTCCCTTTGATTAGTAAAGGAGGTCCAGGCTTCACCATGATCACTATGCTCATTACTAAAAAGTTAGGGGATGTATGATGAAACATTCAAAAAGGAAATGTAAGCTTGTGCAGCAAGGACGGTTGGGCATAATCAGCAGATGGCTGTGTCTCTCGCTTCTAATTCTGATGCTGGCGCCAGGCGCTGTATTCGGGTCGGGGAAAATAGCCCACAACATTCTTCCAGGGCCTGAAGCGGACACTGCCTCTGCAGCAGTGTATGAGGCAGAGCCGCCAGTACCGGAGCCGCAGATTCAACGGGGGGCAACAGTTAAGGATTCGGTCTATCGCTCCGTGTATCAGTCGGTGTATGAGATTGATCCTACCTTGGGAGTCATCCTAAATCATGGAGCCTATCAGATGAGCCTGATGGCGCTCAGCAATGTCGAGGGGTCGATGAGCCCGGTGTCGCCGCTGCTGCAGCAGATCCGGTTGTCGCAGGCCTCGGGTGTGGTTCCAGGGGGGCGCGGCTTTATGCTTCCGCAGGTGGTGGCTGTCAAGGATCTGGCGGGTAATCCGCTGCCGGGTATTCCCGTCACCTTCACCGTCTCGGAGGACAGTACAATTACTGCGGTCATGCGCGGGCTTAACAGTACTGGAATTACAGTGGTGTCGGATGCGAACGGATATGCATCTGCGGCTAACAACTATACAGGATATATAGGAGAAGGCTATCAGGTCTATTCGAAGGGAACCGGGGTCATTAAGACCATGGAGGTAAAAGCTGCCGTTCCCGGTCTTCAGCCTGTTACCTTCAAGGTAGAGGTCGGTGCCGTAGGCTCTAACCTGATCGATACGACGCCGCCTTCCATCAAGGCAACGGCGGTAACGGATAACGGTGCTCCTTACATTGCCGGGACCTGGACCAGTCATTCCGTGACGGTACATTATACGGCAGAGGATACGTTGTCAGCGATCAAATCCCTGACCCCGGATCAGAAATTCACCGCTGAAGGAGCTGGTCAGACGGCAACGGGCAAGGCTGTTGACAGTGCGGCTACCAGTGATGAGGATAAGAACCATTATTCCATCGCAACCTTCGGTCCCATCCATATTGATAAAAGCGCCCCGGTTACAGAGGTAGCTGTAACAGGCGCTGAATCCGGCAGCTGGAGCCGGGGGAAGGTTGCGCTGCATTTTACCGCTCAAGATCCATATTCCGGTGTGGAAGCGATCTATTACAAGCTGGGCGGGAGCGATACCGTGAGAACTGCCGGCCCAAGCGCGGCGCTGGAGCTGGAGCTGGAAGGAGTGACTACTGTCAGCTACTGGGCGGTGGACAGAACCGGGAATGCAGAAGCTCCCCGCACGGTAGTAGTGCAAATTGACAAGAGTGGTCCGCTGATCGCCAGTATTCTAAGTCCGGAA
The sequence above is a segment of the Paenibacillus sp. FSL R7-0204 genome. Coding sequences within it:
- a CDS encoding GNAT family N-acetyltransferase, which translates into the protein MNLSEPFNTSRLHFRLLNQLDTDAVYKQFSDPDMCRYFSEPPCDYNEAIEIIEHYAQPEGKGHHRYGMFDRETHAFIGTCGYHYWDAERKQVEIGYDIWKDYWGQGYMSEALPILLGTCFTHLDVDCIYILTHPQNAASMATVRKFGFELCAPCREVEEEPQVCMKLMRENAAAAK
- a CDS encoding helix-turn-helix domain-containing protein yields the protein MEAQGTGSPEGKSYPFIETVKKAQSGDKASMEDILSLFSVDIENLSRFIMLPREEAIQTLKIELINIVYQDL
- a CDS encoding RNA polymerase sigma factor, which translates into the protein MVTCDDELVETCRKLLKRSAWRIQYKTRIQLIKESNPLYDNECYDNSFESMVVSELFVDELLDMLPWEKCRYIIKKTVIEGMPEQEVAAELQMTQQGVSKWKRKGLEVLKENLTHSSRP
- a CDS encoding adenylyl-sulfate kinase, producing MHTGVTLWFTGLTAPYEEPLSPEIIVDTEQHTEDQSTELILAYLIEHGYIY